The uncultured Sunxiuqinia sp. genome has a segment encoding these proteins:
- a CDS encoding TlpA disulfide reductase family protein — protein sequence MKKAALLFLFIAFSFCVLAGIRVIENPSYEVKNTGIFSVSKVVLSDTSTRLNVHLAFIPHWWILFEQEKIFLEDSETGTSFPIVGIEGAEFGTKLFMPESGDSSVVLIFPALDKTIKKVDLKSFSELSAGESIFGISLDSTATKEVSSTNELPENVSAWLNDELAKNKKKAPTDFNSPQFFDADTAHLVGYIKGYDVRLGFSTGIIYASNDITREDYPVVVQVYPDGRFEASFPMTIPQYTNLSINKRWIPFYIEPGQTLSMILDWDEFLIADRKRNIHYKIQDIQFQGPLAKINEDLAAYDFEQFDYKAFQKQVSTLAPGEFKEKQLASFIAAKQHVETYIGNNEISAQAGSILRNEVVLKSATRMLDFVSNRSYEARTDSSNEVLKIPVPISYYDFLKDIPMDDNSLLVTGEFSTFVNRFEYCNPLSSARPKRTFRSVKPKVTYYQYFQEVKIELTDEEKDLLKLLSKEDMTPEDIAEVKSKEDLLKSFSEKYKDELSAYASKYMVDNRVQKQDHWSASWHLKDSVLQSELGLKSSLVYEIAKIRSLNFTFKNLPKEEAATHWEYLKQGITKPYLLKTGAQLFEDAFPDEQKIAYALPEGVATEIFRKIVNPFKGKILFVDFWATTCGPCVAGIKRMKETREKYKDNPDFDFIFITDERGSPEASYNKFVEEQELKNCFRLSKDDYNYLRQLFKFNGIPRYVVIDEEGNVLNDDFPMHNFNMELSKILAQK from the coding sequence ATGAAAAAAGCAGCTTTATTATTTCTTTTTATTGCATTCTCATTTTGTGTACTGGCAGGCATAAGGGTTATTGAAAATCCTTCGTATGAGGTGAAAAATACCGGAATCTTTTCTGTTTCCAAAGTTGTCTTGTCCGATACATCTACTCGTTTAAATGTTCATCTGGCATTTATACCACATTGGTGGATCCTGTTCGAGCAAGAAAAGATCTTTTTAGAAGATTCGGAGACCGGGACATCTTTCCCGATTGTTGGAATTGAAGGGGCTGAATTTGGGACAAAATTATTTATGCCGGAATCCGGTGATAGTAGCGTAGTTTTAATATTTCCGGCATTGGATAAAACGATTAAAAAAGTGGATCTGAAATCATTCTCTGAACTATCCGCTGGAGAATCAATTTTTGGAATTTCTCTGGATTCCACGGCAACGAAAGAGGTAAGTTCGACGAATGAACTACCGGAAAATGTTAGTGCTTGGTTGAATGATGAACTGGCAAAGAATAAAAAGAAGGCACCGACAGACTTTAACTCGCCCCAATTTTTTGATGCCGATACAGCACATTTAGTCGGATACATTAAAGGTTATGATGTTCGTTTAGGCTTTTCGACGGGAATTATTTATGCAAGTAATGATATTACAAGGGAAGATTATCCAGTTGTTGTTCAGGTTTATCCCGATGGTCGCTTCGAAGCCAGCTTTCCAATGACTATTCCTCAGTATACGAATTTGTCAATTAATAAAAGATGGATTCCATTTTATATTGAGCCGGGACAAACATTATCCATGATCCTTGATTGGGATGAATTCCTGATAGCAGACCGGAAACGAAACATCCATTACAAAATTCAGGATATCCAATTTCAAGGTCCATTGGCAAAAATAAACGAAGACCTGGCAGCCTATGATTTTGAACAATTCGATTATAAAGCATTTCAAAAACAGGTATCAACACTTGCTCCTGGGGAGTTTAAAGAGAAGCAATTGGCGAGTTTTATTGCAGCGAAACAACATGTTGAGACCTATATCGGGAACAACGAAATAAGCGCACAGGCAGGCTCAATACTACGGAATGAGGTTGTGCTGAAAAGCGCCACCAGAATGTTGGATTTTGTAAGTAACCGAAGTTATGAAGCTAGAACAGACTCGAGCAATGAGGTGTTGAAAATTCCGGTTCCAATTTCTTATTATGACTTTTTAAAGGACATTCCGATGGATGACAACAGCCTTCTGGTAACAGGGGAGTTTAGTACTTTTGTTAACCGATTTGAATATTGTAACCCACTAAGCTCTGCTCGACCCAAAAGGACATTTCGAAGCGTGAAACCGAAAGTAACTTATTACCAGTATTTTCAGGAGGTAAAAATAGAATTGACGGATGAAGAGAAAGATCTTTTAAAACTGTTATCTAAAGAAGATATGACTCCGGAAGACATTGCTGAAGTGAAAAGCAAAGAGGATCTACTTAAAAGTTTTAGTGAAAAATATAAAGATGAATTGTCTGCTTATGCAAGTAAGTACATGGTAGACAATCGGGTGCAGAAACAGGACCATTGGAGTGCAAGCTGGCACTTAAAAGATTCGGTGTTGCAAAGTGAACTTGGATTAAAATCAAGTTTGGTGTATGAAATTGCAAAAATCAGATCCTTAAACTTTACATTTAAAAATCTACCGAAAGAAGAGGCCGCTACGCACTGGGAATATCTGAAACAAGGAATTACGAAGCCATACTTACTAAAAACAGGTGCCCAGCTTTTTGAGGATGCATTTCCTGATGAGCAAAAAATAGCCTACGCTTTACCTGAAGGTGTTGCAACGGAAATATTCCGAAAAATTGTAAATCCGTTTAAGGGTAAAATTTTGTTTGTCGATTTTTGGGCAACCACTTGTGGTCCTTGTGTTGCTGGAATAAAAAGAATGAAAGAAACACGCGAAAAATACAAAGACAACCCTGATTTTGATTTCATTTTTATTACCGATGAACGTGGTTCTCCTGAGGCAAGTTATAACAAATTTGTGGAGGAACAGGAGCTTAAGAATTGCTTCAGGCTATCGAAAGACGATTATAATTATTTACGCCAGTTGTTCAAGTTTAATGGAATTCCCCGTTATGTGGTCATTGACGAAGAGGGCAATGTATTAAACGATGATTTTCCCATGCACAACTTCAACATGGAATTGAGTAAAATCTTGGCACAGAAATAA
- a CDS encoding ClbS/DfsB family four-helix bundle protein — MARPKSKSDLIEAASKNYEKLWNVIDSMTEQELNRNFDFSDDLKKKEAHWKRDKNLRDVLIHLYEWHQLLLNWVQANLNGNPSHFLPEPYNWKTYGEMNVELWNKHQNTEIEKAKEMFQKSHKDVFVLIQHFSNDQLFTKQIFNWTGTTTLGSYCVSATSSHYEWAIKKLRAHLNKIQK; from the coding sequence ATGGCAAGACCAAAATCAAAAAGCGACTTAATTGAAGCAGCAAGTAAAAATTATGAAAAGCTTTGGAACGTGATCGATTCGATGACAGAACAGGAACTAAATAGGAATTTTGATTTTTCTGACGATTTGAAGAAAAAAGAAGCTCACTGGAAAAGAGATAAGAATCTAAGAGACGTTTTAATTCACCTCTACGAATGGCACCAGTTGCTCCTGAATTGGGTTCAGGCTAATCTGAATGGCAATCCATCACATTTTCTTCCCGAACCATATAATTGGAAAACATATGGAGAGATGAATGTAGAGCTTTGGAACAAACACCAAAACACGGAAATTGAAAAGGCTAAGGAGATGTTTCAGAAAAGCCACAAAGATGTATTCGTACTCATACAGCATTTTTCGAATGATCAGCTTTTTACGAAGCAAATTTTCAATTGGACAGGAACAACCACTCTCGGCAGTTATTGTGTGTCTGCAACGTCGAGCCACTACGAATGGGCAATTAAAAAATTACGTGCACATCTGAATAAAATTCAAAAATAA